A genome region from Pirellulales bacterium includes the following:
- a CDS encoding DegT/DnrJ/EryC1/StrS family aminotransferase produces the protein MATAMGISTNLPAILGGQPAFEQLVPIVRPTLPPFSELSTELAEIVTSGMVTRGRHLRAFEEAAAEHLRVKHAVAVSSCTTGLMLTYQGLGLTGDIIVPSFTFMATISAAVWAGLRPVMVDVERHTHNIDPAAIEQAITPATRAIVAVHNFGNPADIAALEQIAKRRNLKLVFDAAHGFGARFQGVPVGPQGDAHVYSLSPTKLVVAGEGGIVATNSDELAEKIRCGREYGMGKAYDSLFAGINARMSEFHACLGRHSLVLLEKHASRRQEIVALFRRELGRLPGIGFQEVLPGNRCSYKDFSLTVDSAAFGLSRDGLAKALTAENIDTRKYYDPPAHRQTAYRQFAPPAGQLKVTDLLAASCLSLPLWSHLTDEIALQICRACQRIHDAAEDVKTHLAAQ, from the coding sequence ATGGCAACTGCGATGGGCATCTCAACGAACTTACCGGCCATTCTCGGAGGTCAGCCGGCATTTGAACAATTGGTTCCGATCGTTCGTCCCACTCTGCCACCGTTTAGCGAACTTTCCACAGAGCTTGCTGAGATTGTTACTTCCGGCATGGTTACCCGAGGCCGACATCTACGGGCCTTCGAAGAAGCCGCCGCGGAACATTTAAGAGTCAAGCACGCCGTGGCTGTTTCCAGCTGCACGACGGGCTTGATGCTTACCTATCAGGGCTTGGGGTTGACGGGAGACATCATTGTTCCCAGCTTTACTTTCATGGCCACAATTAGCGCTGCCGTTTGGGCAGGCTTACGGCCGGTTATGGTCGATGTCGAACGTCATACCCATAACATTGATCCGGCAGCCATTGAGCAGGCCATTACTCCTGCCACCCGAGCCATTGTGGCGGTGCACAACTTTGGAAATCCGGCCGACATTGCTGCCTTGGAACAAATCGCCAAGCGGCGGAATCTGAAATTGGTGTTTGACGCAGCCCATGGATTCGGCGCACGGTTTCAGGGAGTGCCTGTTGGTCCGCAAGGTGACGCACACGTGTATAGCTTGAGCCCCACCAAGTTAGTTGTCGCAGGCGAAGGGGGAATTGTCGCCACGAATTCAGACGAGTTGGCGGAAAAAATTCGCTGTGGCCGCGAATATGGTATGGGGAAGGCTTACGACAGTCTGTTCGCCGGCATCAATGCCCGCATGAGCGAATTCCACGCCTGCTTGGGTCGGCATAGTTTGGTATTGCTGGAAAAGCATGCGAGCCGCCGCCAAGAAATTGTGGCGCTCTTCCGCCGCGAATTAGGCCGACTTCCCGGCATCGGTTTCCAGGAAGTGCTGCCCGGCAATCGCTGCTCCTACAAGGATTTCTCGCTGACGGTAGACTCCGCAGCATTTGGGCTTTCGCGTGATGGATTAGCCAAAGCGTTGACGGCCGAGAATATCGATACGCGAAAATACTACGATCCGCCGGCGCATCGCCAAACTGCATACCGCCAATTCGCTCCTCCGGCCGGCCAATTGAAAGTTACCGATTTGCTCGCTGCTTCGTGCTTAAGCTTGCCTTTATGGTCGCATCTGACGGACGAAATTGCTCTGCAAATCTGCCGCGCCTGCCAGCGCATTCACGATGCCGCGGAAGATGTCAAAACGCATTTGGCAGCTCAATAG
- a CDS encoding NAD-dependent epimerase/dehydratase, protein MFKATNGKVTPAMFLRIFADVLMVQFSLLTAISLTWFCHVLLGDLSPDKKLSQHFWIMIGGYADAAWPLTLICVAVFYLNGFYTYGRFYQGRYKALIVLQAVCQSYLIYGCVHYGFQLGELTFSRTAFVISWILTAVLLIGSRVWLHIWKTIADPERDRVLSARRGQGKNVLVIGGAGYIGSALLPKLLASGYRVRLLDLLLYDTEPIDSVLGHPNLEVVQGDFRHVGKIVEVMQDIDSVVHLGAIVGDPACELDRELTTEVNLSATRMVAEVARLCGVERFVFASTCSVYGACDEVLDERSNTRPVSHYGNTKLAAERVLRQMADDRFAPTILRFSTIYGLSGRTRFDLVVNLLTAKAKIDGQITVMGGNQWRPFVHVDDAALSVATVLAAPRELVGNEMFNVGCDAQNYTIKQIGEIVHQHVPGAELIIDEKDTDRRNYRVSFAKICNYLNFEPQWTLERGIEQVLEAIARGDITDYRDAKYSNVKFLSTQGTERLSRSTWAHEMLKEITSS, encoded by the coding sequence ATGTTTAAAGCCACCAATGGAAAAGTCACGCCGGCGATGTTTTTGCGCATCTTCGCCGATGTGCTAATGGTGCAATTCTCGCTGCTGACGGCAATCTCGCTGACCTGGTTTTGCCACGTGCTCTTGGGAGATCTATCGCCCGATAAAAAACTATCGCAACATTTTTGGATTATGATCGGCGGGTACGCCGATGCAGCCTGGCCGCTGACCTTAATTTGCGTGGCGGTTTTTTACCTCAATGGCTTTTACACGTACGGCCGGTTTTATCAGGGCCGTTATAAAGCGCTCATTGTCCTGCAGGCGGTTTGCCAAAGCTATTTGATCTACGGCTGCGTCCATTATGGATTTCAGTTGGGAGAATTGACGTTCTCTCGCACCGCGTTTGTTATTTCGTGGATTTTGACGGCTGTGCTGTTAATTGGTTCGCGCGTGTGGCTCCATATTTGGAAAACGATTGCCGATCCAGAACGCGATCGGGTTTTAAGCGCGCGTCGAGGCCAAGGCAAAAATGTCTTGGTCATCGGAGGAGCAGGCTATATTGGTTCCGCTTTATTGCCCAAGCTGCTCGCCAGCGGCTATCGCGTGCGGTTGCTCGATTTGTTGCTGTATGATACCGAGCCCATCGACTCGGTCCTGGGCCATCCGAATTTGGAAGTGGTGCAGGGAGACTTCCGCCATGTCGGCAAAATTGTGGAAGTCATGCAGGACATCGACTCGGTGGTGCACTTGGGCGCCATTGTCGGTGACCCGGCCTGCGAACTGGATCGGGAACTGACGACGGAAGTGAACTTGTCGGCTACGCGCATGGTGGCCGAGGTTGCCCGATTATGCGGCGTAGAACGCTTTGTGTTTGCCAGCACCTGCTCTGTTTATGGTGCTTGCGATGAAGTGCTGGACGAGCGTTCCAATACACGCCCGGTTTCGCACTATGGCAACACGAAGCTGGCTGCAGAACGGGTGCTGCGGCAAATGGCCGACGACCGCTTTGCTCCTACCATTCTGCGCTTTTCCACGATTTACGGCCTGTCCGGCCGTACGCGATTCGACTTGGTCGTCAATCTGCTGACTGCCAAGGCGAAAATCGACGGCCAAATTACCGTGATGGGAGGCAACCAGTGGCGGCCCTTTGTGCACGTCGACGATGCCGCTTTGTCCGTGGCCACGGTGCTTGCCGCTCCCCGAGAATTGGTCGGCAACGAAATGTTCAACGTCGGCTGCGATGCGCAAAACTATACCATCAAGCAGATCGGCGAGATTGTTCATCAACACGTGCCCGGCGCCGAATTAATTATTGACGAGAAAGACACCGACCGCCGCAACTACCGGGTCAGTTTTGCGAAAATTTGCAATTATTTGAATTTCGAGCCGCAGTGGACGCTGGAACGCGGCATTGAGCAAGTTCTGGAAGCGATTGCGCGCGGCGACATCACGGATTACCGCGATGCCAAATACAGCAACGTTAAGTTCTTGAGCACTCAAGGCACCGAACGATTGAGCCGCAGCACCTGGGCCCACGAAATGCTTAAAGAAATCACGTCGAGTTAA
- a CDS encoding PIG-L deacetylase family protein: MRVLVVAPHPDDEILGCGGVMARHAAEGDEVHVAVVTRGAPEVYQAEEVNQTRAELKQAHDVLGVKSVRYLDFPAPRMDTIPRHTVADAIRRLVAELTPDTLYAPHYGDMHFEHGLTYEACLVATRPVGKIKVRRVLAYETLSETEWGPPVSGSAFQPTVFVDIGPYLPKKLAAMACIKSQLFTPPHPRSLANLEALATLRGSTAGLSAAEAFMLVREIIA; encoded by the coding sequence GTGCGCGTTTTGGTGGTGGCACCCCATCCGGATGACGAAATTCTCGGTTGCGGCGGGGTCATGGCACGACATGCTGCAGAGGGAGACGAAGTGCACGTGGCAGTGGTCACGCGCGGCGCTCCGGAAGTGTATCAAGCTGAAGAAGTTAATCAAACGCGTGCGGAACTCAAGCAGGCCCACGACGTGCTAGGGGTCAAAAGCGTTCGCTACCTCGATTTCCCCGCGCCTCGAATGGATACAATTCCCCGCCATACCGTGGCGGACGCAATCCGGCGGCTCGTTGCCGAATTGACGCCCGATACCTTGTATGCGCCTCACTATGGCGACATGCACTTCGAACATGGCTTGACCTACGAAGCGTGTCTCGTCGCAACGCGACCCGTCGGTAAAATAAAGGTGCGTCGTGTGCTCGCTTACGAGACGCTGTCGGAAACCGAATGGGGTCCGCCGGTCTCCGGAAGTGCTTTTCAGCCCACGGTGTTCGTGGACATTGGACCTTATTTGCCGAAAAAGCTCGCCGCCATGGCGTGCATTAAAAGCCAGTTGTTTACCCCGCCGCATCCCCGCTCGCTGGCCAATTTGGAGGCTTTGGCCACACTCCGGGGCAGCACCGCGGGTTTGTCAGCTGCCGAGGCGTTTATGCTGGTACGCGAAATCATCGCCTGA
- a CDS encoding acetyltransferase produces MRLGLELIVVGAGGHAKVVISSLRASGWEVRAVYDDDRKKWNRKIMGINIEGPIEKLSEPDHFPAVIAVGDPLFRQYLAERYDRDWVTVLHPRAYVDATATVGPGSVVFAGAIIQPDVVIGAHAIINTSASIDHDCAIADYAHMAPGAHLAANVHVQRGAFLGTGAHVIPGITIGEYTIVGAGSTVVRDIPGHVTAVGCPAKVIKTNPLRTFPKS; encoded by the coding sequence ATGCGGCTTGGCTTAGAGTTAATTGTCGTTGGCGCAGGGGGTCACGCGAAGGTCGTCATTAGCTCCTTACGAGCAAGTGGCTGGGAAGTTCGCGCTGTCTATGACGATGATCGCAAGAAATGGAATCGAAAGATCATGGGAATCAACATCGAGGGCCCCATCGAAAAGCTGAGTGAACCGGATCACTTTCCGGCAGTAATTGCCGTCGGAGATCCGCTTTTTCGACAATATTTGGCAGAACGCTATGATCGAGATTGGGTCACCGTTCTCCATCCGCGTGCGTATGTTGATGCCACGGCGACGGTGGGGCCAGGAAGCGTGGTATTTGCCGGCGCCATAATTCAGCCCGATGTGGTCATTGGTGCACATGCGATTATCAACACGTCGGCCAGCATCGATCATGACTGCGCTATTGCGGACTATGCTCACATGGCGCCCGGCGCGCACCTGGCAGCGAACGTACATGTGCAGCGCGGGGCTTTTTTAGGTACCGGCGCACACGTGATTCCTGGCATCACGATTGGTGAATACACGATTGTAGGCGCAGGTTCTACTGTGGTCCGGGACATCCCGGGGCATGTAACCGCGGTTGGCTGTCCAGCCAAAGTCATCAAAACCAATCCCTTGCGAACATTCCCGAAGTCATAG
- a CDS encoding acyl carrier protein gives MMSQNADIRGTVEKVIQQVLASSGRSAQSLQDQDLLFSKIGLDSLDLAQVVVILESELGVDPFWKSGEPIRTFGDLVQAYQSARQS, from the coding sequence ATGATGAGTCAAAACGCGGATATCCGAGGGACGGTGGAGAAGGTCATTCAACAAGTGCTGGCCAGTTCCGGGCGTTCCGCGCAATCCTTACAGGACCAAGATTTGCTGTTTTCAAAAATCGGTCTCGACTCGCTCGACTTAGCCCAAGTCGTGGTCATTTTGGAGTCTGAGTTAGGCGTAGACCCATTTTGGAAAAGTGGGGAACCGATCCGTACATTTGGAGATTTAGTGCAGGCATACCAATCGGCTCGGCAATCTTGA
- a CDS encoding acetyltransferase, which yields MYDLIIVGAGAFAREVRQFVPHSFPYRSVKMKGFLSNNPQDSEKFSLPEPILGDPEQYLPEQNDRFLLAIGDIRDRRRITHVLKSRDAKFLTLIHPTAFIDSTAELGEGCIIYPFATIMNEARIEDFVMMNIYSSAGHDTQIGQYCNLSPYATMNGFSVLDDDVFLGTHASVLAYNRVGRGSKVSANSVVTQNVGPSTLVFGVPGRHMPLISHRG from the coding sequence ATGTACGATCTGATCATTGTAGGCGCGGGCGCTTTTGCCCGAGAAGTGCGCCAATTCGTGCCACACAGTTTTCCCTATCGATCGGTAAAGATGAAAGGCTTTTTGTCGAATAATCCGCAAGATTCCGAAAAGTTCAGTCTACCAGAACCCATCTTGGGCGATCCGGAACAATACCTACCTGAACAAAACGATCGTTTTCTGTTAGCCATCGGCGATATTCGAGATCGTCGACGAATAACCCATGTGCTTAAATCCCGGGACGCGAAATTTCTCACGCTGATTCATCCAACGGCATTTATTGACAGCACTGCCGAACTTGGAGAAGGCTGCATTATTTATCCATTTGCCACTATTATGAATGAAGCCCGAATCGAAGATTTCGTAATGATGAACATCTATTCCTCCGCGGGTCACGACACGCAAATCGGCCAGTATTGCAATCTTTCTCCCTACGCCACGATGAATGGATTTAGCGTTTTGGATGACGATGTATTCCTCGGAACCCATGCCAGCGTGCTGGCCTATAATCGTGTAGGACGGGGCTCGAAAGTCAGCGCCAACTCCGTGGTCACTCAGAATGTCGGTCCGTCGACTTTGGTGTTTGGCGTGCCCGGCCGGCACATGCCGTTGATTTCGCACCGAGGATAA
- a CDS encoding HAD-IIIC family phosphatase — protein MALQLKRIAILCSFNLDLLKRPLSEVLAQAGVKSELYFTGYGLWEPEALDPQSPLHQFAPESVVLFADAADVLPPLHPGDQLSRRADAPAAAGAVWQRLTTVINGLLANLPQQSTLLVHNFVLPRLSALGTLEDNAGLSAGATLNILNDQLRALAESNPRVRIIDYANFVAEYGRNTLFDNRLWYLGRMHFGRGALNHVAALYARYLAALFTPRRKCLVLDLDNTLWGGVLGEDGPQGIALGQEGIGLAFREFQLAILALAQRGVILAVASKNNPADAWEVIDRHPEMILRRQDFACLEIHWNPKSESLPRIAETLNLALDSFVFWDDEPREREIVRTQHPAVFVPEVPADPSEYARALLNLDCFDVLNLTDEDRRRGKMYHQEADRQQWLTAASATNLGEFYRSLNMTICIAQPDAYAVPRFAQLTQRTNQFNFTTRRYTEGDIRAKLSDPSFGLYTISLEDRFGKLGLIGAAIVERQNKAWLLDTFLMSCRALGRGVEDAFLSMLATEAADAGLALHGTFISTKKNVPARQFLERLKIQLQAVGEENFTFQIDPAHVAFPSWIGKQDGSNSNGH, from the coding sequence ATGGCCTTACAACTTAAGCGAATCGCGATTCTCTGCTCATTCAATCTGGATCTCCTCAAACGGCCATTGAGCGAGGTCTTGGCACAAGCTGGGGTGAAGTCGGAACTTTACTTCACAGGCTACGGCCTGTGGGAACCGGAAGCGCTTGATCCACAGTCGCCGCTGCATCAGTTCGCCCCGGAGTCAGTTGTCTTGTTTGCCGACGCGGCAGATGTGCTTCCGCCGTTGCATCCAGGCGATCAATTGTCGCGACGCGCCGATGCACCGGCCGCTGCCGGCGCTGTCTGGCAACGATTGACGACCGTTATCAACGGCCTGCTGGCGAATTTGCCGCAACAGTCCACGCTGCTAGTTCATAATTTTGTGTTGCCGCGTCTGAGCGCGCTGGGCACGCTGGAAGACAATGCGGGACTTTCCGCCGGCGCGACGTTGAACATCTTGAACGATCAACTCCGCGCCCTGGCTGAATCGAACCCTCGGGTACGCATTATCGATTATGCGAACTTTGTGGCGGAATATGGGCGAAACACCTTATTCGACAATCGGCTGTGGTACTTGGGCCGGATGCACTTTGGCCGTGGGGCTTTGAACCACGTGGCAGCGCTTTACGCCCGATACCTCGCGGCGCTGTTCACGCCACGCCGAAAGTGCTTAGTCCTGGATTTGGACAACACGCTGTGGGGCGGCGTGCTCGGAGAGGATGGCCCGCAGGGAATTGCCCTGGGGCAGGAAGGCATTGGCCTGGCATTTCGCGAATTTCAACTAGCCATTTTGGCATTGGCGCAGCGGGGCGTGATCTTGGCGGTGGCCAGTAAAAACAACCCTGCGGATGCCTGGGAAGTGATCGATCGGCATCCGGAAATGATCCTTCGCCGCCAGGACTTTGCGTGTTTGGAAATTCATTGGAATCCCAAATCTGAGTCGCTGCCGCGGATTGCGGAAACTTTGAATCTTGCTTTGGATAGCTTTGTGTTTTGGGATGACGAACCCCGGGAACGAGAAATCGTTCGGACCCAACATCCGGCTGTGTTCGTTCCAGAAGTTCCGGCTGACCCGTCGGAATATGCCCGTGCGTTACTCAACCTGGACTGCTTCGACGTGTTGAATTTAACCGACGAGGACCGCCGCCGCGGAAAAATGTATCATCAGGAAGCCGATCGGCAGCAGTGGCTCACTGCAGCGTCGGCGACTAATCTGGGAGAATTCTACCGCTCGCTGAACATGACGATCTGCATTGCGCAACCCGATGCCTATGCGGTGCCGCGTTTTGCACAATTGACACAACGCACCAATCAATTTAATTTTACGACGCGTCGCTACACAGAGGGAGATATTCGAGCCAAATTATCCGATCCGTCGTTCGGCCTGTATACAATCAGCCTGGAAGATCGTTTCGGCAAGCTGGGCCTCATTGGAGCGGCAATTGTTGAGCGGCAAAACAAGGCTTGGTTGTTGGATACGTTTTTGATGAGCTGCCGAGCGCTCGGCCGCGGCGTGGAAGACGCTTTTTTATCAATGCTTGCGACCGAAGCGGCAGATGCGGGCTTGGCATTGCATGGCACGTTTATTTCCACCAAAAAGAACGTTCCAGCGCGGCAATTTCTCGAGCGACTGAAGATTCAGCTCCAGGCAGTGGGCGAGGAAAATTTCACATTTCAGATTGATCCTGCACACGTCGCATTTCCTTCATGGATCGGCAAACAGGACGGGAGCAATTCGAATGGGCACTGA
- a CDS encoding acyl carrier protein — MGTEFLRKLVAETLQLPLDAVPTDASSETLEAWDSLRHLEIIMAVEAATNIVFPTDEIVELTSLDQLHAALIRHGWKP, encoded by the coding sequence ATGGGCACTGAATTCCTGCGAAAACTTGTAGCCGAAACGCTGCAGTTACCACTGGATGCAGTTCCCACCGATGCCAGCAGCGAAACGCTAGAAGCATGGGACTCGCTCCGTCACTTGGAGATAATTATGGCGGTCGAAGCGGCCACGAATATTGTATTTCCGACCGATGAGATTGTTGAGTTAACGTCGCTCGACCAGCTACATGCGGCATTGATCCGTCACGGCTGGAAACCATAA
- a CDS encoding lipopolysaccharide biosynthesis protein, with protein MALEPSNVEANSTPGALATGFAGASSINDILSVPTRGLRANATWILVGNTVLAGARQLIFVLIAKLGNPEMLGQYGWAVAFCVPTVTICSFGIRSLLATDARREVKFSEYLGFTLVFSVIGLLIVAGMILINRADGYTVTLVMLVTIWTSLESISDTFAGLFTRDERMDLLAKACIFQAVLICVFLTAGLAIGKDLRWGVLGLIGAAFLRLVGYEWPNASKHFKVSGLEPAHDTGLIGSPIFPQFHWKAYRHLLSAGIWLAILLYLLTLCDAIPRYLIKDQLGDAAVGVFTALFSVSLVVNLLVISICQSMSSRLAVLFATNQRTAFLRLCVRSIIVSVSVGLLALAGSYFVGKPVLAIVFTPKYTEEMGLFYILLLTTIINCVSNITGTAITSMRRFAIVVPVYLIRIAIVYFGGLWAIQRAGLQGIGWILVAASAFQSLCHALIIFNALPSGHPAPRPFDACSDDLATISPRSSR; from the coding sequence ATGGCGCTAGAGCCTTCCAACGTCGAAGCGAACTCCACTCCCGGTGCGTTAGCGACGGGTTTTGCTGGGGCCAGCTCGATAAACGATATTTTGAGTGTGCCGACTCGAGGACTGCGCGCCAATGCTACTTGGATTCTCGTCGGCAATACTGTGCTTGCTGGAGCACGCCAACTGATCTTCGTCTTAATTGCCAAGCTTGGAAATCCTGAAATGCTAGGACAGTACGGCTGGGCAGTGGCTTTTTGTGTCCCCACGGTAACGATATGTAGCTTTGGCATCCGAAGTTTGCTGGCTACCGATGCCCGTCGAGAAGTGAAATTTAGTGAATATTTGGGTTTTACGCTCGTTTTTTCTGTAATTGGTCTGTTGATTGTAGCGGGCATGATTCTGATCAATCGTGCTGATGGCTATACCGTCACTTTGGTGATGCTGGTGACGATTTGGACTTCCTTAGAATCGATCAGCGATACATTTGCCGGGCTGTTTACACGAGATGAACGCATGGATTTGCTGGCGAAGGCTTGCATCTTTCAGGCGGTGCTGATTTGCGTCTTCTTAACCGCTGGATTGGCCATCGGAAAAGATTTGCGTTGGGGTGTCCTGGGCTTAATCGGCGCCGCCTTCCTGCGACTCGTGGGATACGAGTGGCCCAATGCAAGCAAACACTTCAAAGTCAGCGGGCTCGAACCTGCGCACGATACCGGACTGATAGGCTCGCCGATTTTTCCTCAGTTCCATTGGAAAGCGTACCGCCATCTGCTCTCCGCGGGCATATGGCTCGCAATTCTGTTGTACCTCTTGACGCTCTGCGATGCAATTCCCCGATATTTAATTAAGGATCAGCTTGGTGATGCTGCCGTTGGCGTGTTTACCGCTCTGTTTTCAGTCTCCTTGGTGGTGAATCTGCTGGTCATTTCGATTTGTCAATCGATGAGTTCGCGATTGGCTGTTTTGTTTGCAACGAACCAGCGCACCGCCTTCTTACGCCTGTGCGTCCGTTCCATCATCGTGTCCGTCAGCGTGGGATTGCTGGCATTGGCTGGATCTTATTTCGTCGGCAAACCCGTGTTGGCGATTGTATTTACACCGAAATATACCGAAGAAATGGGGCTATTCTACATCCTGCTGTTGACGACTATTATTAATTGTGTGTCCAACATCACGGGCACAGCCATAACTTCCATGCGCCGCTTTGCGATTGTAGTTCCGGTTTATCTGATCCGGATTGCAATCGTTTATTTTGGTGGGTTATGGGCCATTCAACGAGCTGGGCTGCAAGGTATAGGATGGATATTAGTTGCCGCATCAGCTTTCCAATCCCTGTGTCACGCATTAATCATTTTCAACGCCCTGCCATCTGGTCATCCAGCACCTCGACCATTTGATGCTTGTAGCGACGATTTAGCAACTATCAGCCCTCGGAGTTCTCGATGA
- a CDS encoding class I SAM-dependent methyltransferase: protein MTTPQYQEHPICWTRELSSRFWDFYSRKPTLTYFSAEVSNGIINNVLRNGVPLRGKVLDFGCGRGDLLQNLTNRRIACEGADFSPESAREVERKLRGNPYFRGVTIIDGIPTQLPGNSVDVLFCIETVEHILDDELLPSMQEIHRLLRSGGYLIVTTPNDEDLDKNKILCPECGCIYHTVQHVRSWSKDSLEAYLSPLGFKTIYCGATVFDNSRTWSLLLRIAFHLRHRTLPHLIYIGQKI, encoded by the coding sequence ATGACGACGCCTCAGTATCAAGAGCATCCCATCTGCTGGACGCGAGAGCTTTCTAGTCGATTTTGGGATTTCTATTCACGCAAGCCGACCCTCACATACTTTAGCGCAGAGGTTTCGAATGGAATCATCAATAATGTGTTACGGAATGGTGTTCCCTTAAGGGGAAAGGTTCTGGATTTCGGTTGCGGCCGGGGCGATTTGTTGCAAAATCTCACGAATCGCCGGATCGCGTGCGAAGGAGCGGATTTTTCTCCCGAGTCGGCGCGCGAAGTCGAACGCAAACTTCGGGGGAACCCCTATTTCCGAGGCGTCACGATAATTGACGGCATTCCTACACAGCTCCCGGGGAATAGTGTTGATGTCCTATTTTGTATTGAAACCGTCGAACATATTTTGGACGACGAATTACTGCCGTCCATGCAGGAAATCCATCGTTTGCTCCGCAGCGGTGGATATCTCATCGTGACTACCCCCAATGACGAAGATTTGGATAAGAACAAAATATTGTGTCCCGAGTGTGGTTGCATATATCACACGGTCCAACATGTGCGCTCTTGGAGTAAAGACTCCTTGGAAGCCTATTTGAGCCCGCTCGGTTTCAAAACGATTTACTGCGGAGCCACAGTTTTTGACAATTCGAGAACTTGGTCGCTTCTGCTTCGAATTGCATTTCACCTACGCCATCGTACCCTGCCTCACCTCATTTACATCGGGCAAAAGATTTAG